Sequence from the Wielerella bovis genome:
GTTGCTGCTTGGCAAAATAGCAATGAGTTTACCAAACGCGATATAGTTCCCATATTTGAATTATTTTGGCAAGTACAATTATTTTGTGGAGCGTACACTACCAATCGTAAATCTGCACGAATTATCGCCAAATTAGAAGCCAAACATCAACAAATTAGCGAAGGTAAAAATGTATTTATCTCCTACCTTATTTATCTGCGTACATTCATCAACGGATTACGTAAAATATATGGAATTGCACACTAATAAAAAGCAGCCTGAAAAACCATGAAACCCGTCATTATCAATCTTTCAGACTGCCTGATTACTGTTTATCTCAAACACAGCAGCAAGAAAAACATCATCGTCCGCGCACGCGATGAACACAGTCTAACCGTCAATTCACCCAAATGGCTGCCACGCGCTGAATTGATGCGCTGGCTCAACAGCCATCATGCCGATTTGCAACGCTGCTTAAATCACGCCCCCAAAAAACGCGCTGAACCCGAACAATTATGGTTTCGCGGACAACTTTATTCTCGCAACGCCACCATTTTCAGGCAGCCTGAAAATTTATCCCCCACCCAACAAAGCGATTATTTACGCCAATTTTTGTTTCAGGCTGCACATGAGATTTTGTTGGACAAACTCGCGCAACACAGCCAAAAACTGCATCTTATTCCCAAACAAATCGCGCTTTCAAACGCCAAAACTTTTTGGGGCGTGTGTCGCCATCACACAGGTATACGTCTCAATTGGCGACTGATTGGCGCACCCGATTTTGTGCAAGATTACGTTTGCATCCACGAACTTTGCCACCTTGTACACGCCAATCACAGCCACGCATTTTGGCAACTAGTGCATCAACATTGCCATGACGTTGATGCCGCCAAACAGTGGCTCAAAACACATGGTAAAGAATTATTTGCGCTTGGGTAAGCGTGGGTAAACAGAGTTTAATCAACGAATAAAATGACATAAAATAACGCATTTCAGGCAGCCTGAAAATTATGCGTAGGAATAAAAATGGATTTATATACTCCCGTTGTGGATACCTTGAACAAATTAGCCATTCCCTTTCAAATTGTAGAACACCCACCTGCACTCACCACCGAACAAGCAGATAGTTTTATTGAAGGCATTGACGGTGTGCGTACCAAAACCCTATTTTTATGCAATCGTAAAAAAACCGCGTTCTACCTATTGATTATGGATGATGCCAAACGCTTGGACATGGACGCTTTCAAAGAAACCGTTGGCGAAAGCCGTATCAGCATAGCATCTAGCAACAGTTTGTTTGAAAAGATGAAATTACCCGCAGGCGTGGTGTCGCCTTTTGGTTTACTCAATACGCCCGAAAAAGACATTGCGGTGTATATTGACCAAGCCATCATGTCCGAAGAACGTATGAGCTTCCACCCCAACACCAATGAAAAAACGCTATTTTTAGCCAGCACCGATTTGCTGAAATTTTTAGTACACATCGGTTGTCCAGCGAATATTATTAAATTGTAAAAGTTTTCAGGCTGCCTATTGTTTTATCCAACAAATAAAGGCAGCCTGAAAACAAATATTACCAAAAGGATAAACATAATGAAAAAAACACTTCTCTCACTCACCCTAATTGCCGCATTCACTTTGGCAGCCTGTGGCAAAGACGATGCGCCAGCCAAAAACACAACCGCTTCACAAACCTTTGTGCAGCCTGTGGAAAATAAAACCAACGATGGCACAGTCGGTATGTTGTTGCCCAATTTTGCCGAATTGGTGGCGCGTGAAGGCAGCACCGTTGTGAATATTCAGGCTGCCAGTGAAAAAGACAATACTTCCATGTCCAACAATGATGATTTGGCGGACAATGACCCATTTTCCGAATTTTTCAAGCGTCTTATCCCCAATCAACCTGATTTTCCACAAAGTGAAAACGAAGCCAATTTTGGTTCGGGCGTGATTATCAGCGAAGATGGCTATGTCATGACCAATGCCCACGTTATCAAAGGTATGAATAATATTAAAGTTACGCTGAACGATAAGCGCGAATATCCTGCCAAATTGGTCGGTTCAGATGAAAAATCCGACATCGCTTTGCTGAAAATTGATGCGCAAAATCTGCCTGCTGCCAAAATTGGTAATCCCGATGAATTGAAATCGGGCGAATGGGTAGCGGCGATTGGTGCGCCATTTGGTTTTGATAACAGCGTAACCGCAGGCATCGTGTCCGCCAAAAATCGTACCTTGCCCGATGAAACTTATACGCCATTTATCCAAACCGATGTGGCAATCAACCCTGGTAATTCGGGTGGACCTTTGTTCAATTTAAAAGGACAAGTGGTTGGTATCAACTCGCAAATTTATAGCCGCAGCGGTGGTTTTATGGGCATTTCTTTCGCCATTCCGATTGATGTCGCGATGAATGTTGCCGACCAACTGAAAGCCACAGGCAAAGTTCATCGTGGGCAACTGGGCGTAATCATCCAAGAAGTCAGCTACGATTTAGCCAAAACATTTGGTTTGGATAAACCCACAGGCGCATTGATTGCCAAAGTGATTTCAGGCAGCCCTGCGGAAAAAGCAGGTTTGCGCGTAGGCGATATTATTCGCAGTGTAAACGATAACGAAGTGCGTTCATCCAGCGATTTACCCATGACGATTGGCGCACTCGCCCCAGGTAAAGAAGTTAAATTAGGCGTATGGCGCAAAGGTAATATGACCGAAATCACGGTTACTTTGGGCGAACAAGGCAGCCAAACGGCTTTAAATTTAAATAATAAAGCTGCCAAACCTTATTCAGGCAGCATAGATGGTTTTGAGTTTGCCGCAGCAGGCTTGACCATTAGCGTAGAAAATGGCGTGGATAATTCTGTGTTACTGGTACGAAAAGCGCAGGGTATTTCAGCGAACGCAGGCTTACGACGTGGCGATATTATCGTGGAAATTGCAGGACAAGCGGTTCATAATAAAGCTGAATTTGAATCAGCAATCAGCCAAGCAGGGAAAAATATTCCCATATTGATTAATCGCGGTGGCAATATGATTTTCTTGGCATTGATTTTGCCATAAATCATTTTAAAGCATTCAGGCTGCCTGAAAAATTCAGGCAGCCTGAAACATAATGGATTGATTATAATAAGATTAAATAAAAACTGAATGGCTGCAACTTATTATTGTTGCCATTTTTTCAAAATCTCATCTAATTGACCATTTTTCTTAATATTTTCTAATCCAGCGTTTACTTTTTGCAACATTTCTGTGTCATCTTTACGAATAGCAAAAACCAAATCCGCAGAAGCTTCACCTTCTACTGGCGGCAGTTCTTCCATAGCAAATGTGAAATCTTTTAATGAACCATTGACATAATATTTCAAAATAGTGCAATCACTTATCGCTGCATGAGCTTGATTAGTAGCGATTTGGCGTAAAGTATCGTATCTGTGTGTACTAATAGTAATATTTTTTTGTGGTATTTTTAATACATTCGTTACATAATCGCCTAGTTCATCATTATCAAACAAGATGATTGGATTAGATTGCCAACTGGATAGATTATTTTGATTGGCAGCAATCACACAATTTTTTGAAACCATATATGATTGTGTATGGGTAACATACTCACTAGGTAAATCCTCTGCAACCAATCCACCTGCTACTAAATGAACCTTATCTTTTTGCATATCAGTAAAAATAGCTTCCCAAATATAAGGTTCTACTTTTAATTTCAATCCTTGGTCTTTTGCAATAGCTTCCAAAATATCAGTATCAATACCACTAAATGTTCGGTCAGCATTGAAAATATTGAAAGGTGCATAATCAGTAGCAGCAATACGAACATGCAAAATGGGTGCATTAGTATTCTCTGATGCAGAAGTAGTAACAGAAGAATCAGGTTTGCTAGCAGTTATTGCCGTATCGTTTGTACTGGATTTATCTGAACACGCGGCTAACAAAACAGTTAACGTAATCAAAGATAAGGTTTTTTTCATGATAATCTCCCTATGATGCTGGTATGATTTGTGAACAGGTTAAATTTAATGTTTTAAATTTATAACACCTAATTCAGCCCCTTATTTTATCAAGAAAAAAACAAATATAGTAAATTTTACTATTAATTCATGCGTTTCTATTTTGATAATTTTAAAATAAAAAAAACAAATATTTAGTTAAATATAAGAAATATCGGATTCAAGAATCCGCCCTACAATTTTGAGTTTCACAAAGGTTTCAACTTATAAAAACAAAATCATCTTGTTTTTCAGGCAGCCTATTTAAATGGCACAAATAACATAAAACAATCATGCGGTAAAACATTGGAATCCCCCGCAACTTTTGCGTTAAAATAACCGCCCTTTCAAAAATTAGGTCGGATTACGGATTAGATTTAGATTAGGACAAATTAGAAGTCGTGGGTGTTAAGTATGACAAATTAAGCTAGCCCTGTTTCATCTAAATCTTACTCTCTATACCATCATTTTTTAGGATACATCATGTCTCAACAAGCTGAACAAAAACCTTTAATTGAATTTCCAACCGATTTCAATCTCAAAATTATGGGTGCTCAACATCCTGATTTTGCATCTGAAATCTTAAAAGCCATTCAACAACATGCCCCAAATACCACTGAACAACACATCAAATTGCGTCCTAGTTCAGGTGGTAATTTTGTCGGTGCAACGGTTACCGTTCATGCGCAAAGTCAAGAACATTTGGACAATATTTACCGCAGCGTAACTTCTCATCCAATGGTAAAAGTAGTATTTTAAGTTTTCAGGCTGCCTTTTTAATTGATGTAGCCTGAAAAATCATTTTATTGATAATAAAAGATAAATTATGAAAATTGTCAAACTGGGCAGACGCGATTATCAACCCGTGTTTGAAGCGATGAAACAATTCAACGACACGCGTGATGACGATACTGAAGACGAACTATGGCTAGTGGAACATTACCCTGTGTTCACACAAGGCTTGGCTGGCAAACCCGAGCATTTGCTGTTTTCAAGCGATATTCCTGTGGTGCAAATTGACCGTGGTGGACAGATTACCTACCACGGATTAGGACAACTCGTTGTTTACACTATGATTAATTTTAAACGCCGCAAACAAAGTGTGCGTCATATTGTTTCCGCATTAGAAAATACCATCATTGCCACACTTGCTGAATATGGTATTCAGGCTGCCAACGACCCGCAACGACCAGGGGTTTATGTGGGCGAGCGCAAAATTGCATCTTTGGGTTTGCGGATTAAAAATGGCTCGGTTTATCATGGGCTTGCGCTGAATGTGAACATGGATTTGTCGCCATTTCAGCAAATCAATCCTTGCGGTTATGCAGGCATGGAAATGGTGCAAATGGCGGATTTGTTGCCGCAAACACCTGATTTGGATGAAGTGGCGGATAAATTGACGGCGCATTTGATGCGTGAATTGGCGTAAGTTTTTAGGCAGCCTGAAAACCGCAAATAAATATGATAAAGAAAGAATCCAAATGACCCCAAATGGACACACCGTCCTGATTACAGGTGGCGCAACAGGTATCGGTTTTGCGCTGGCAAAACAATTTCATAACGCAGGCAACCAAGTTATTTTGGTTGGACGGCGCGAAGACGTGTTGCAACAAGCCGCCGCACAACTTTCAGGCTGCCGTTATGCCGTTGCCGATGTATCCAAAGCCGAAGACCGTGAACGTTTGGCGCGTGATTTTGCCGATGTGAACGTGTTAATCAACAACGCCGCCATTCAATACACCAAGCCGCTTGCCGAACAAACCGATGCCGAAATTGTACAGGAAATTGACATCAATCTGACCGCGCCTGTATTGCTCACACAAGCATTTATGTCCGTGTTGCAAGCCAAGCCGAGTGCGGCAGTGGTTAATGTGTCATCGGGTTTGGCGATTGTGCCGAAAGAAACCTGCGCCCTGTATTGCGCCACCAAAGCCGCGTTGCACAGCTATTCACAAGTATTGCGCTGGCAATTGGAAGCGACCCATGTACGCGTATTTGAAATTTTACCGCCAATGGTCGCCACGCCCTTATCACAAGGCAAAGGTCATGCCAATTTAAAAATTTCGCCCGATGAACTCGCCGCCGAATTTTGGCGTGATTTCCAACGCGACCATTATGAAATCATGGTAGGCAAAAGCAAATGGCTCTATTGGATAAACCGCATTTCGGCAACATTGGGGCAACGGATTATGCGTAAGGGTTTATAATGCGAGTTATTTCAGGCAGCCTGAAAAATTACCAAATAAAGGAAAAATCATGATAAATCAACAGAATATTCCAACTGGCGAAGTGCGGACTTTTGGCACATTTGGCGTGCCTTATTTGGTCGGCAAAGCGGAACAGGAATTGCCCAATGGCGACATTTTGGTGGGCATTGAATTGTTGGAAAGTGGCGAGCATGAACAATATCCGCTCTCCCATTTGTTGCAAGACCCGAAAGCCAATTAAATTATGTATGCGATTTCATTTGATTTGGTCGTTTCCGACACCCAAAATGCCCACCCAAAAGGCGTAAGCCAAGCCTATCAAGATATTGGCGCAACCCTACATCAATACGGTTTTGAGCGCGTTCAAGGCAGCCTGTATATCAATGACAATGAAGACATGGCAAACCTGTTTTCTGCCATTCAAGCCTTGAAAAATTTGGCGTGGTTTCCCACTTCTGTGCGTGATATTCGCGCATTCCGCATTGAGCAATGGTCGGATTTTACAAAATTTGTGAAAACCTAATTTGAGCCAGCATTCAACATTTAAGAGAGAAATAAAAATGACCACCGAAACCACCAATCCCCTATCCAACGCACAAGGCATTAAACACAAAGGCGCAGACAAAACCGCGCGTATTCCCATCAAAATCGTACCATTAGAAGAAAAAATCAAAAAACCCGAATGGATTAAAGCCAAAATCCCAACTGGCAAAAAATTCTTTGAAATCAAAAATATTTTGCGCGACCAGAAAATGCACACAGTTTGCGAAGAAGCGTCCTGCCCGAATATTGGCGAATGTTTCAGCAAAGGCACAGCCACATTCATGATTATGGGCGACATTTGTACGCGCCGTTGTCCGTTTTGCGATGTGGGACACGGTCGCCCCAATCCGCTTGACCCCGATGAGCCGAAAAATCTCGCCGAAAGCGTGGCAGCGATGAATTTACGCTACGTTGTGATTACATCGGTGGACAGGGACGATTTGCGCGATGGCGGCGCACAGCATTTTGCCGATTGCATTAACGCCATTCGTGAACGCAGCCCGAATACGAAAATTGAAATTCTCGTGCCTGATTTCCGTGGGCGTTTGGACATTGCACTGGACATTTTGTCCAAAAATCCGCCCGATGTGATGAACCACAATTTGGAAACCCACCCGCGTTTGTACAAACAAGCGCGCCCAGGGTCGGATTACAAACATTCTTTGGAATTGTTGCGAAGATTCAAGGAAATGCAACCGAATATTCCCACCAAATCGGGCATTATGGTTGGTTTGGGCGAAACGGACGATGAAGTCCGCGAAATCATGCGCGATATGCGCGAGCATAATATTGAGATGATTACGGTGGGGCAATATTTGCAGCCGTCTGACGGGCATTTGCCTGTGTTGCGCTACGTTACGCCCGATATGTTCAAGCAATTTGAAAAGGAAGCCTATGAAATGGGCTTTACCAATGCGGCGATTGGCGCGATGGTTCGCAGTTCGTATCATGCTGATGTGCAAGCGGAAGAAGCGTTGAAAGAAAACGGTTGCGGTCATCATTGATTTTTAGCAGAGAAAACATTCAGGCAACCTGAAAATGTTTCAGGCTGCCTGAAAAATATATTTTATTCATTTTTTAAGGATAAAGTTATGGCAACGCACGCACGCACGCACGCACGCACGCACGCACGCACGCACGCACGCAATTATACTCAAAATCAATCAATAAATCAATTATTTAAACAGAAATTAAACACATTAATTCAGGAGAATCATCATGCCTGAATTAATGTGGTCTGGTAAAGACAAAGTCAAATTTCATCATCATGATGTTCCTTTTTATCTTTTAAATCAGCAATATCATTTTGTTGCCGAAGAGGGCAAACCGCAAAACCGTGAAGACAATATTCTGATTCACGGCGACAATCTGCTTGCACTCAAATCACTGCTGCCTGAATTTGGCGGCAAAATCAACTGCATTTACATAGACCCACCGTATAACACAGGCAATGAAAACTGGGTGTACAACGACAATGTGAACGACTCGCGCATTCAAAAATGGTTGGGCGAAGTGGTGGGCAAAGAGGGCGAGGATTTTTCGCGCCATGACAAATGGCTGTGCATGATGTATCCGCGTTTGAAATTGCTGAAACAGCTTTTGGCAGATGATGGAGTGATTTTTATCAGCATTGATGATAATGAACAAGCCTGCCTGAAATTGATTTGTGATGAGATTTTTGGGTATGGGAATTTCGTTGCCCAATTTTCAATTAAAAGACAAGGTGGGCGACAAGATAGTAAATTTTTTGCCAAAATAACAGAATACATTTTTTGTTATGCGAAAAATAGCAACCAATTTATTTCAGGACAAGATATTAAAGAAAATGAAAGTTATCCCAAATTTGATAAAAATAAACAACAATTTTATAAAACTCAATTGTTAAGAAAATGGGGAAATAGCAGTTTAAAACAAGATAGACCGAATTTATATTATGCAATCCCAGCACCTGATGGTAACGATGTTTTCCCAATTATCTATTCTGATAATGGTGAAAAAATTGATGGGCGTTGGCGTTGGAAACCCAAAAAAATGGAAAAAGCGTTAAAAGATGGGTTAATTGAATTTATTAAAGATAAAAATAACAATTGGATTGCGTATGAAAAAATTTTCCAGCCTGAAAGTGGTGGGAAAAGTAAAAAATTTTCCACTTGGTTGGAAAAACTTAATGTAAGTGGCAGTGCCGAATTAAAAGATATTTTCGGCTCATCGGTTTTTGACTATCCAAAACCACCACAATTATTAGAATTAATTTTAAAAATGGCAAATGTTAATAAAAACGCCATTATCCTAGACAGCTTTTCAGGCAGCGGTACCACCGCCCACGCTGTTTTGTCGCTCAACAAAGATGGTGGCAACCGCCGCTTTATCGGCGTGGAAATGATGGATTACGCCGAAACCATTACTGCCGAACGCATTCGCCGCGTGATAAACGGCTACGGCAACAAACCCGAAACACAAAATGGCACAGGCGGCGGTTTTACGTTTTACACAATCGGCGACCCACTGTTTATCGCTCCCGATACACTCAACCCCAATGCATCGCTTGCCGCCATTCGCCAATA
This genomic interval carries:
- a CDS encoding M48 family metallopeptidase, which encodes MKPVIINLSDCLITVYLKHSSKKNIIVRARDEHSLTVNSPKWLPRAELMRWLNSHHADLQRCLNHAPKKRAEPEQLWFRGQLYSRNATIFRQPENLSPTQQSDYLRQFLFQAAHEILLDKLAQHSQKLHLIPKQIALSNAKTFWGVCRHHTGIRLNWRLIGAPDFVQDYVCIHELCHLVHANHSHAFWQLVHQHCHDVDAAKQWLKTHGKELFALG
- a CDS encoding prolyl-tRNA synthetase associated domain-containing protein — protein: MDLYTPVVDTLNKLAIPFQIVEHPPALTTEQADSFIEGIDGVRTKTLFLCNRKKTAFYLLIMDDAKRLDMDAFKETVGESRISIASSNSLFEKMKLPAGVVSPFGLLNTPEKDIAVYIDQAIMSEERMSFHPNTNEKTLFLASTDLLKFLVHIGCPANIIKL
- a CDS encoding DegQ family serine endoprotease translates to MKKTLLSLTLIAAFTLAACGKDDAPAKNTTASQTFVQPVENKTNDGTVGMLLPNFAELVAREGSTVVNIQAASEKDNTSMSNNDDLADNDPFSEFFKRLIPNQPDFPQSENEANFGSGVIISEDGYVMTNAHVIKGMNNIKVTLNDKREYPAKLVGSDEKSDIALLKIDAQNLPAAKIGNPDELKSGEWVAAIGAPFGFDNSVTAGIVSAKNRTLPDETYTPFIQTDVAINPGNSGGPLFNLKGQVVGINSQIYSRSGGFMGISFAIPIDVAMNVADQLKATGKVHRGQLGVIIQEVSYDLAKTFGLDKPTGALIAKVISGSPAEKAGLRVGDIIRSVNDNEVRSSSDLPMTIGALAPGKEVKLGVWRKGNMTEITVTLGEQGSQTALNLNNKAAKPYSGSIDGFEFAAAGLTISVENGVDNSVLLVRKAQGISANAGLRRGDIIVEIAGQAVHNKAEFESAISQAGKNIPILINRGGNMIFLALILP
- a CDS encoding transporter substrate-binding domain-containing protein — its product is MKKTLSLITLTVLLAACSDKSSTNDTAITASKPDSSVTTSASENTNAPILHVRIAATDYAPFNIFNADRTFSGIDTDILEAIAKDQGLKLKVEPYIWEAIFTDMQKDKVHLVAGGLVAEDLPSEYVTHTQSYMVSKNCVIAANQNNLSSWQSNPIILFDNDELGDYVTNVLKIPQKNITISTHRYDTLRQIATNQAHAAISDCTILKYYVNGSLKDFTFAMEELPPVEGEASADLVFAIRKDDTEMLQKVNAGLENIKKNGQLDEILKKWQQ
- a CDS encoding YbeD family protein; its protein translation is MSQQAEQKPLIEFPTDFNLKIMGAQHPDFASEILKAIQQHAPNTTEQHIKLRPSSGGNFVGATVTVHAQSQEHLDNIYRSVTSHPMVKVVF
- the lipB gene encoding lipoyl(octanoyl) transferase LipB translates to MKIVKLGRRDYQPVFEAMKQFNDTRDDDTEDELWLVEHYPVFTQGLAGKPEHLLFSSDIPVVQIDRGGQITYHGLGQLVVYTMINFKRRKQSVRHIVSALENTIIATLAEYGIQAANDPQRPGVYVGERKIASLGLRIKNGSVYHGLALNVNMDLSPFQQINPCGYAGMEMVQMADLLPQTPDLDEVADKLTAHLMRELA
- a CDS encoding SDR family oxidoreductase; this translates as MTPNGHTVLITGGATGIGFALAKQFHNAGNQVILVGRREDVLQQAAAQLSGCRYAVADVSKAEDRERLARDFADVNVLINNAAIQYTKPLAEQTDAEIVQEIDINLTAPVLLTQAFMSVLQAKPSAAVVNVSSGLAIVPKETCALYCATKAALHSYSQVLRWQLEATHVRVFEILPPMVATPLSQGKGHANLKISPDELAAEFWRDFQRDHYEIMVGKSKWLYWINRISATLGQRIMRKGL
- a CDS encoding DUF5397 family protein, which codes for MINQQNIPTGEVRTFGTFGVPYLVGKAEQELPNGDILVGIELLESGEHEQYPLSHLLQDPKAN
- a CDS encoding virulence factor, giving the protein MYAISFDLVVSDTQNAHPKGVSQAYQDIGATLHQYGFERVQGSLYINDNEDMANLFSAIQALKNLAWFPTSVRDIRAFRIEQWSDFTKFVKT
- the lipA gene encoding lipoyl synthase; protein product: MTTETTNPLSNAQGIKHKGADKTARIPIKIVPLEEKIKKPEWIKAKIPTGKKFFEIKNILRDQKMHTVCEEASCPNIGECFSKGTATFMIMGDICTRRCPFCDVGHGRPNPLDPDEPKNLAESVAAMNLRYVVITSVDRDDLRDGGAQHFADCINAIRERSPNTKIEILVPDFRGRLDIALDILSKNPPDVMNHNLETHPRLYKQARPGSDYKHSLELLRRFKEMQPNIPTKSGIMVGLGETDDEVREIMRDMREHNIEMITVGQYLQPSDGHLPVLRYVTPDMFKQFEKEAYEMGFTNAAIGAMVRSSYHADVQAEEALKENGCGHH
- a CDS encoding site-specific DNA-methyltransferase → MPELMWSGKDKVKFHHHDVPFYLLNQQYHFVAEEGKPQNREDNILIHGDNLLALKSLLPEFGGKINCIYIDPPYNTGNENWVYNDNVNDSRIQKWLGEVVGKEGEDFSRHDKWLCMMYPRLKLLKQLLADDGVIFISIDDNEQACLKLICDEIFGYGNFVAQFSIKRQGGRQDSKFFAKITEYIFCYAKNSNQFISGQDIKENESYPKFDKNKQQFYKTQLLRKWGNSSLKQDRPNLYYAIPAPDGNDVFPIIYSDNGEKIDGRWRWKPKKMEKALKDGLIEFIKDKNNNWIAYEKIFQPESGGKSKKFSTWLEKLNVSGSAELKDIFGSSVFDYPKPPQLLELILKMANVNKNAIILDSFSGSGTTAHAVLSLNKDGGNRRFIGVEMMDYAETITAERIRRVINGYGNKPETQNGTGGGFTFYTIGDPLFIAPDTLNPNASLAAIRQYIGYTENLQQTWQPENGVSPHALGYQNGTAYVFYYEQDEVTTLDLPFLQTLQATGLPEKPECWVIYADKVVLTESQLKTFNIVFKRIPRDISRF